The following DNA comes from Lemur catta isolate mLemCat1 chromosome 8, mLemCat1.pri, whole genome shotgun sequence.
TACAAAAACATTCATTTGCTTTCTTACCATGTAAATAggaactgtgtttttttttttttttttttaaagagacagggtctcactttgctaccaggctggagtgcagcagtgtgaTCACAGCACACTGtaaccttgaacccctgggctcaagcaattctcctgcctcagcctcccaagtacctaggactgcaggtgtacaccactatgcccagccagaaaccattttttaaaatggggtaTAATTTACTTAGAGCAAAATGTGCAGATCTTAAGTTTCCAGTTCAATCAGTTTTAAAATGCACACACTCACGTAACCAGCATGCTAACCAAGACATGGAATAAGCCACctccccagaaagttcccttatAGCCTCTTCTAGTCAGTCTCCCAATATCAACACCCTAGAGACAATCATATTTCCATCACCATAGTTTTGTCTATTCCTGTACTTTATGCAAATGCAATCATGCAATGTATactctttaattctttctcttaacatgttatttttgagattcatccatgttgtagtgtgtaGCAGTAGTGCAGGAACTGAAATTCTAAATCCCCAAAGTCATGCAATTAGGCAGGGCATATTGTATTATATCTCAACATGAAATtttaacacaaatttaaaaaacttgaGAGACAAACCTTCTATACTACCTAATTAAGAGCCCTTGAAAACCCACGTTACATCATCACTTACTCTTCTTCATTGCCTGACTCACTGTCACTCCCAAATAGATCCTTCTCTTCGTTTTTCTTATCAGAcagtttttctttccctgtttcttcTTCACTGTCAGAAGccactctcttctctcttttgccTGACTTATCTGATAGAGCATCACTGTCAGAGTCATCTGCATCGGAGATAATACGACTCTTCTTTGCTGCTGTGAAACAGAAAATTATCATTCACCTTAATTTGTTATGGTTATTGTATCATTAAGCATAACAGTTGCTTTAAAGTGGCAGTATGTGTTAACAGGTCAAAGGGCCCCCTGACacatgttaagaaaatgaaaaaataaaaaggctcaTTCAGAGCCATCTTATTAATACAAATTATCCATTATTTTGCTTAGGAAAAAGTGGCCTGgtcaaaagatgaagaaagaaatcatcCATATGAAAGTGAGCATCCatagttcccttttcttttgggGAACAGAGAAAATTAAGATTAGACTGATGGGCAGAATTGCCAtcctttctatgttgcccagtaGTAGCAGAACTAAAAGGGACTAGATATGCCTTTTTAGGAATATTTCACATGTTCCTTAACCCCTGCTGgtcattttgaaatttctcatCTTCCTTAACAAACTGGCAAGCATGTGTGGTAGgtactctttttccttctcctctagTAACTGTCAGATTATAAGGGAATATGTCTTTTTCAAAAAAGGTAAGTTTCATAAAACAGTGttcaagtaaaaattattatctGTGAAAATGAGGTCTCAAGCAGCAAAGATTTGAATACTCTAAAGAGACATGAAGCCTCTAAATAGAATCCCCCAAAACCTCCCTGTATTTGGGTATTCAACAGTGTCGAACAAATGAAGAGAAGCCCCTGTGGAAGGAAGCTCAGTTACTGTTTGGATGGGATCTAGTGATTAGCTAGCAGAGACCTACAGCTAATTCTGTATACAGTCAGGGGTTTTATGTAAACAAACTTCTTGGAAACATTACCCTTTCCAGTTAAAAAAAACACTAAGTCTTTTATATTCCCACTGACACTTGGTCTAGCTTATCACTTTGAGGGAGTCAGAAATTAACAGGTGCTGCTACACAACTCAAAGGAAAATTAATATTAGTTTAGCCAATGATATCCAGAGGAAATGACTGTCCTAGTGATATTTTAGAATATCAAGTTGAATGACGGATTATAGATCTAATGTAACAGAAAAGGACACAATGTTTCACAGTTATAAGCTTAGATGATAAGCTATTGAAAAACAGCTCAAAATAATTCCTTACATGCTTTCTCTTCATCTTCACTATCAGAAAGCACAGCAGCTTTTCGTTTTGCTACTTTCTCCTCCTCGCCCTCcttttcttcatcttcatcactgtcaattttttgtcttttgggtTCTTCCTCTTCACTGTCAGAACTGTGAAACCTTTTTCTATCTGTATGGCTATCTGAAGGAAAGGAGTCATTTTGCATCTCTGTATCCTCTCCTTTATTCTCCCCATCACTGTCATCATCCGACTCTGGCTTCTGTTTGTGTCTGGAGGCATCTTCAGTCTCTGAATCACTGGCAGGTTCCTTCTGAGGCTCCTCACTCTCAGAGTCACTGACTCGGGGTTTGGGTAGTTCTTCATTTTCAGAATCACTGGCCTGATTCCTTGGGGGGTCCTCACTTTCCGAATCACTTATTTGGGGTTTGGGGAGCTCTTCATTTTCTGAGTCACTGGCCTGGTGCCTTGGAGGGTCCTCACTTTCTGAGTCACTGATACGGGGTTTGGGAAGCTCTTCATTTTCTGAGTCACTGGCCTGGTGCCTTGGGGGTTCCTCACTCTCAGAGTCACTGATCTGAGGTTTACGAAGCTCCTCACTTTCCGAATCACTCATTCGAGGTTTGGGAGGCTCCTCATTTTCTGAGTCACTGGCTTGGTGCCTTGGGGGTTCCTCACTCTCAGAGTCACTGATTTGAGGTTTTAGAGTATCTTCTGTTTCAGAGTCACTGGCAGGACTCTTTTGGAGCTCTTCAATCTCAGAATCACTGGCAGGATGCTTTCTAACATCTTCATTTTCTGAGTCACTTGCATGTCCATTAAGAAGTTCCTCATTTTCAGAGTCACTACCAGGTAATTTCCTGGTCTCCTCACTCTCAGAGTCACTCCCGTGCTGATTGACATCTTCATTTTCAGAATCACTTGCAGGAGGCTCTGCACGTTCCTCAGATTCAGAGTCACTGTCCTTTTGCCTGTGAAGCTCCTCACTTTCAGAGTCACTAGCATTAAGATTTGAGGGCTCATCATTCTCGGAGTCTGTCACATGATGTCTCTTGGTAAGGCCATCTTCTCGATCACTAGGttcattctgaaaaataaagtgagaaaaaattagaaaagtgcTAAAAAATGTTTGGcagtaaaaatgataaaacttttcCAACAATATATTAAGTCTAGGAATATGTACATTTAGATGCAGAATTTCTGTCCTATACCTATAGAGAAACAACCCAATATAAAGAAAGCCAGTCTGTGAAATGGCTAACATGGTTTGGATCCCAAAATGGGGAAAGATAACCAGCCTTCACCAAAACAAATTTGTAAAGCATACCCCCCGATTACTATAGGAGATTAATTGTGAAGAGCTAGATATTCTTAAAAAGTCTAACATAAGTAATTCTAGTTCCAGAAACTTAACTATACTTTCCAAAGAAATACAAGCAAATGTAACCAAGCTCTTTTACAAAGGAACATTCTTgggttttataaaattaaaattctttaggGAAAAGAACCATAAAGCTTTATTTTAGTTAAAGGATCAAATAACATACAGGGACCATGCTCCCAAGagaatttaaatagaaaaggaaagaggagctAACAATTTCTAAGCACCTACTAAGAGTCAATCCATGTTAGGCTCGCTCCTGCTAGTTCATTCACTCCTCACAACACTACTTCCTgtggtaagaaaactgaggcttagaataGTCATGGTCATATACCTAGTAACCCTGGAACAAAAGCTTAAGTTTTAGAAAGAACATAATGAATCTAACTACAGTAATGCACAATGTTACTTGAAATAATTACTCTGAAAATATGCTGTAGGGTACAAATGATATATGCATATTAtagttatgttttcaaaaatgcaaagaaaaatatacaaaattaaacatagcaaaatattaacaagtgTTTTAGGATCTGGGCAATTTTTCCCCCCATCCAGTATCTTAACTTTCAATAACGTGGTGAtgatattctgttttaaaaagtgaaagtatTTCTGTGTTTGAGTGTTTCCCCTTAAAACTTTACTGAGCCAAGTACTTCTCTTTAGAATATGACTGAAGCTACGTGAACTTATCACAGATCAATTTTTAAGGACTAAAGAGTTTTTAATAATGTGTAAAGTGACTAGAGAATTCTTCTTATGACAAGATAAATGGCATGAAAATGTCATACTTTAACTTACCCTAGGCTCACTTAAAGAAGACTAAGTGTGCTGTGTCTACAACTTCGAAAAGagtacaaaaaattataaaataagtctacaaagcaaaagttttgagtttttttcatattttattactaCTATTACAGCACAGCATTCCAAAGAAACAGTAACGGCTACACATATTCGCTGAATACAACATATTCAGGAAATTTTCCAAAAccataaacttttcaaaattccCATAGGTGAGTTCTCTTGAGTTTTCCTGAGTTCTCACTGGGCACTCAGCACAGTACTATACTAGATTCCTAGTCAGTCACACATCCCATATCCCACTGAAACTGGTATTTacctattaaatataatattaggaCTGGAAAAGTAAAAGAATCTTGTGATTATAGTACAATGCTCCATATATTGCTTAAAGTTCACTTTAGccatatttcttaatttaaaagaatgtagATGAAAAATTTATCTAGAATTTAAGACATAAGAAGACAGGCATttttttgggttgttttcttcACTGAGGTACCTCCAGAGTATAGAATGGTCTCCAGAACATACACATAGtaagtacaggttgagcatccctaatccaaaaatctgaaatccaaaatgcctcaaaatacaaaatattttgagcaccaacatgatgccacaagtggaagattccacacataagtacccaatacaaactttgtttcacgtgtaagattattaaaaataatgtataaaactaccttcaggctatgtataTACTAAGGTGTATATTaaacacaaatgaatttcatgtttagacttgggtcccatcccaaGATAGCTTATCATatacatgcaaatattccaaaatccaaaacacttctggttccaagcatttttgataagggatattcaacctgtatttgCTGAATAAGTAATAAGGcagtaaagtgggaataatataGAGTGAGAAATAAttaattcaacaagcatttatttaatgTCTACTATGTGCAAGGTGCTAGGAATCAAGTCTGAATTTTTCTCAGTGCCTGACCTTAAGTAGCTATTGTCTGATGACCCAGCAAAACATACTATAACAATATGGTGTGATAAGCACTGTTGTGATGGTATGCTTATGTTTTGAAAGCCTACAGGAAGTGCATCTATATGAAACTAGCTGCAAAAGATGTACAGACACAGGCACTTCTGTACTTAGTCTGTGATGATTTAGTTAACTAGATTGGGGGGTCAGGGGAGAGAGGCATACAATACCAGCAGAGGCAAACTAAAGCAGGAGGCAAACTAAagtaaaagacaaaagagaacatTGTAATTGGCCTTAGCAATTAAACTACAAAcctaaaaaaatcccaaatgcagttttttaaaagtcagatatGAGTACAACAAATCAATAGTAGAAATTGCCATTTAAATGTTATcacatggccaggcatggtggctaacaccCATAATCCTTGCACATTGGGAAGCccaagcaggaggatcgcttgaagccaggagttcaagaacagcctgggcaacatactgaggcctcatttctacagaaaataagaaaaattcgctggggatggtggcacacacctgtagtcccagcttatttgggaggcagaagaaggagaatggcttgagcctagaagtttgaggctacagtgagctaggatggcACCACTAAAATccattttcttaaattccctCTTGGTAACTGTCAGAGGAATTTAGCACTCTGAGGGCACTTAGAGGCTTTAGGAATGTCTACAATGCCTTATACCTCCTCCTTAGCAATCAATTGTTCACACTGCAGTTATAAATAACTACTGGTTATCCATCATAATGAACAACCTTGTTCACCTCAGCACACAAACAGTAATCACACTCTTATACACCAGAGCCAcaatacacacgcacacacacacacagagataagTGACCTTCTTAAACtgcaaagtaaataataataaaattgccACAGAGCAAATAATAATTTGTCAATTTCAAGGTAGTATCTAGCCAAATAGAAACCCTTATAAAGAACCCAAAAACTCAGgacatttgtttcttcttcataCATCAGAAGTATCAAACTCAAAACACTTGACCTTGCATACTACCCTATCATTATCCCTATCATTATAAATTGGTAAAACACTCAATACTAAAGTCAGTCACACAGTAAATTCCATGAGGAAATATCCATAGgagcattttcaaaaatatgtttcacTGGACCCTAGTTCCAGAAGCTATATTTGAAACTTTCTTACTGGAGTTTGTTATTACATATCAGTTTAATAAGCTTATGAAAGAATCTGAGAAATCCAGCAATAAAATAACACAATGCTGTCAATCCAGTGTAGTTCCTGGAATGTTGCAACACTTCAGAGACTCTCATTTTATAATAAGCACACACAAAATAAAGTGAAGCTATATACCAGTGTCTCTTGTCTGTCAAAAGCTGGTTGCTCTTACAATCAAAGTGTCAAAAGCAAAAGCACTCCTgataaaaaatactagaaaaaaactaTACACAAAGTTTAAGATTTTATGACAATGACACAAACTCCTGCCTACCTCTCTAGATTCATTTCTGCCTCCTCACCAACACTACCCCTACGCACTATACCAGCAGTTcccaaactttagtgtgcatatGAATCACTAAGGGAGCTTTGGTGAAGACCATACCAACCCCTGTATTAATTCAGTAAGTCCAGGGAAGGTGTCAAAGAGTctgcatttattttagaaattctattCCAGTTCTAGTACTGTGAAACTACTAACTTCACTCTTACCTCCATGCCTTCATCTAGAATATCTTTCCCCTGCCATATCCATTTCATACCTCAAAATCTGGCAAAAATATTCTCCTCCTGAAGCTTTCTTCATCTTCTCTCAAGGTAAAAATGGACTTTGTGCAACATAATGTGACAGGTCAAAAAGACCCTGGGATACAAACTCTGGCTCTGACACTTTCTACTGTGTCATCTAGGGAAATTTTCTTAACTCCTCAAGTCTCAGTGTCCTCCATCTGAGGACATTATGAATAGTATCTATATTTTAAAGGGCTGTTCTGATTAAGTGCATGTAAAGCAGTTAGCACAGAGCCTatgagcattcaataaataatactaATCATTaataacaaaatcattttaatttttaatacaaaacatTTGTCCTTCAAAACTTAGCTCAAATATATCCTCTGGGAAGGCTGAGCTGGTTAGCCATTCTCTACTTCATATGCCCATACCATCTTGGGCATCTATTACTACTTCACTGAAAGGTGATTTACACATTTATCTTCATCATATactgatcttaaaaaaaaaagaggccatttaaaaaaaatatatcttttaccTGCAGCACAAAGAAGACACTCAAAATATATTCACCAAACTGAAAAAGAAACCCCACAAACAATgcttaacagaaaataaatggaaaaataatgtttGCAATAAACATtacttaatgaaaaataatattttttctcctcaGTTTGGTAGAATCAAAGACAAAGGCTGAAACCTAGTACAAagtgtaaatggaatcataagaACTAGTAAGAAATAGGATTAACAAGGAGAGtaaaggccaagaagaatcttCTTGTTGTTTTGAGGTACTCCCCATAAGGATGTTTTCCTTACACTAACACAACCTCTTGCTGGAAAGATCCAAATAAGAGCAGACTGCCATCTTTACTCAAGTGAAAGTGAGGCTAGAGCTAACCAGGGCTGTCACCAACTTCAACAGTAGAGGGATGGTTGGGCCACTGTGGTGCTTTGCCTACAGTCACAAAGCAAGGAAAAGCCAGGTTCCATCTCCATACAACTTCTTCCTCAACAGTCCCACaccatatttttcttctgtgggACCCTCACAAAGGGAACACTCTACTTTTCTATGTAGATGTCCTCTACAAGCTTCtggattttaaaatacacatttcctTCAATATATTGTCTTTAAAACAGAAACCAGCTGACTAAAAACCATACAACTAATTTCATGCGTCCAAGAGAATATCAgagtaaaataacaaaatttagaaCTGGCAACTAGTTATAACTAGGTCACATTCGAGAACCAACCCTCAACTTGGTGCTCAAACTGCTTCATTAAAAAGCTGTATTTCCAGTGATGACTATCCAAAAAGATCTTTACaaagtccttttccttcttctctatcTGCCCCACTACAAAACGTGTGAAGCCATCTGTCCCAAACTTAATTCTTCAGCATCACCTTCCATTAAGCTATTCCATTTCCAGCCACAGCAATCATTCTTGAAATACACCAAGTCCTTCCCAATTCTAGGCCTTGTACCTGCTGCTCCTCTAGCTAGAATGACCACCGCCCCCACAATCCTAACTCATTCTTCAGTCAGCTGAAATATCACAGCTACTACACTTCCTCCCACAGAAGTTCCTATGTGTCCTCTCTGTAATGATGCACTGTACAGTAGTCACCTGTTTTCAGGTCTGCCG
Coding sequences within:
- the IWS1 gene encoding protein IWS1 homolog isoform X1; the encoded protein is MDSEYYSGDQSADDGGATPVQDERDSGSDGEDDVNEQHSGSDTGSVEHHSENEPSDREDGLTKRHHVTDSENDEPSNLNASDSESEELHRQKDSDSESEERAEPPASDSENEDVNQHGSDSESEETRKLPGSDSENEELLNGHASDSENEDVRKHPASDSEIEELQKSPASDSETEDTLKPQISDSESEEPPRHQASDSENEEPPKPRMSDSESEELRKPQISDSESEEPPRHQASDSENEELPKPRISDSESEDPPRHQASDSENEELPKPQISDSESEDPPRNQASDSENEELPKPRVSDSESEEPQKEPASDSETEDASRHKQKPESDDDSDGENKGEDTEMQNDSFPSDSHTDRKRFHSSDSEEEEPKRQKIDSDEDEEKEGEEEKVAKRKAAVLSDSEDEEKASAKKSRIISDADDSDSDALSDKSGKREKRVASDSEEETGKEKLSDKKNEEKDLFGSDSESGNEEENLIADIFGESGDEEEEEFTGFNQEDLEEEKGETQVKEAEDSDSDDNIKRGKHMDFLSDFEMMLQRKKSMSGKRRRNRDGGTFISDADDVVSAMIVKMNEAAEEDRQLNNQKKPALKKLTLLPTVVMHLKKQDLKETFIDSGVMSAIKEWLSPLPDRSLPALKIREELLKILQELPSVSQETLKHSGIGRAVMYLYKHPKESRSNKDMAGKLINEWSRPIFGLTSNYKGMTREEREQRDLEQMPQRRRMNSTGGQTPRRDLEKVLTGEEKALRPGDPGFCARARVPMPSNKDYVVRPKWNVEMESSRFQATSKKGISRLDKQMRKFTDIRKKSRSAHAVKISIEGNKMPL
- the IWS1 gene encoding protein IWS1 homolog isoform X3, which gives rise to MDSEYYSGDQSADDGGATPVQDERDSGSDGEDDVNEQHSGSDTGSVEHHSENEPSDREDGLTKRHHVTDSENDEPSNLNASDSESEELHRQKDSDSESEERAEPPASDSENEDVNQHGSDSESEETRKLPGSDSENEELLNGHASDSENEDVRKHPASDSEIEELQKSPASDSETEDTLKPQISDSESEEPPRHQASDSENEEPPKPRMSDSESEELRKPQISDSESEEPPRHQASDSENEELPKPRISDSESEDPPRHQASDSENEELPKPQISDSESEDPPRNQASDSENEELPKPRVSDSESEEPQKEPASDSETEDASRHKQKPESDDDSDGENKGEDTEMQNDSFPSDSHTDRKRFHSSDSEEEEPKRQKIDSDEDEEKEGEEEKVAKRKAAVLSDSEDEEKASKKSRIISDADDSDSDALSDKSGKREKRVASDSEEETGKEKLSDKKNEEKDLFGSDSESGNEEENLIADIFGESGDEEEEEFTGFNQEDLEEEKGETQVKEAEDSDSDDNIKRGKHMDFLSDFEMMLQRKKSMSGKRRRNRDGGTFISDADDVVSAMIVKMNEAAEEDRQLNNQKKPALKKLTLLPTVVMHLKKQDLKETFIDSGVMSAIKEWLSPLPDRSLPALKIREELLKILQELPSVSQETLKHSGIGRAVMYLYKHPKESRSNKDMAGKLINEWSRPIFGLTSNYKGMTREEREQRDLEQMPQRRRMNSTGGQTPRRDLEKVLTGEEKALRPGDPGFCARARVPMPSNKDYVVRPKWNVEMESSRFQATSKKGISRLDKQMRKFTDIRKKSRSAHAVKISIEGNKMPL
- the IWS1 gene encoding protein IWS1 homolog isoform X2; translated protein: MDSEYYSGDQSDDGGATPVQDERDSGSDGEDDVNEQHSGSDTGSVEHHSENEPSDREDGLTKRHHVTDSENDEPSNLNASDSESEELHRQKDSDSESEERAEPPASDSENEDVNQHGSDSESEETRKLPGSDSENEELLNGHASDSENEDVRKHPASDSEIEELQKSPASDSETEDTLKPQISDSESEEPPRHQASDSENEEPPKPRMSDSESEELRKPQISDSESEEPPRHQASDSENEELPKPRISDSESEDPPRHQASDSENEELPKPQISDSESEDPPRNQASDSENEELPKPRVSDSESEEPQKEPASDSETEDASRHKQKPESDDDSDGENKGEDTEMQNDSFPSDSHTDRKRFHSSDSEEEEPKRQKIDSDEDEEKEGEEEKVAKRKAAVLSDSEDEEKASAKKSRIISDADDSDSDALSDKSGKREKRVASDSEEETGKEKLSDKKNEEKDLFGSDSESGNEEENLIADIFGESGDEEEEEFTGFNQEDLEEEKGETQVKEAEDSDSDDNIKRGKHMDFLSDFEMMLQRKKSMSGKRRRNRDGGTFISDADDVVSAMIVKMNEAAEEDRQLNNQKKPALKKLTLLPTVVMHLKKQDLKETFIDSGVMSAIKEWLSPLPDRSLPALKIREELLKILQELPSVSQETLKHSGIGRAVMYLYKHPKESRSNKDMAGKLINEWSRPIFGLTSNYKGMTREEREQRDLEQMPQRRRMNSTGGQTPRRDLEKVLTGEEKALRPGDPGFCARARVPMPSNKDYVVRPKWNVEMESSRFQATSKKGISRLDKQMRKFTDIRKKSRSAHAVKISIEGNKMPL